TCAATTACAAGAATGGGTATAGGCCCATGTAAGATTGAATAAAACCATTTTCATTATAATGAAAACCTAGAAAGATCAATGACAAGGATTGATGCCCATATTCAAGCAAATTTcttacaaaaccaaaaattgtACCGGTTTCTACCATTAGCCTACGCTTTCAGGTATCATTTGTTTAAAATTTAGAATGAATGCTACACTTATCAAACTTTTGGAAAAAGAAAATACGAAGTAGAGATTGCAGTTATCAAATTTGTGAAAAAGATTGCTTGTTATCATTAGTGCCAGTTGAAATTTTCCATCAGAGATTTTGGCCAAAGACCAACGTTTCCAATAAGTGGTAACGGGAAACACCAGTGCTAACATTTGCACCCAAGTTCCAACTTCCACGAGCTGTCAACAAATGCAGAAAAAACTTCCCTAGCCCCTTCATTTGGGTTTTCCTATCTAAAATCGAGTATAAGAGGTCTGCACTGCAGTTTATGTACTGACAAGTAAACCACAGTGAAAAAGGGTATCCTGTGAAAAAACCCTCATCACCCTCGACATGCAGATAAGAATAATTATAACAACCTCGATGCATCCAGCTTCTTTGATAGCTTTGATAAGAAGCCTCTGATCAAGAACCTGTTTGGATGGAATTGAACATATCACCACATCCACTAGCTTCAATGCCTCAACTAGATTCTCCGCATCCTCCAAACAACCCTAAAAATCCCAAACAGCAAAAAAACTGATACTTTTTTACTTCACAAAACCATAATAAACGATTAACAAAAGACCCAGAaaaaagagaagagagagagagagagagagagagagagctacctTGAGGACTGTGGCACCAGCATCAGAAAGGGAATTTAGTTTTTGTAGTTTGACAGGGTCATTGAAAGCAGAGTCCCTAACAAGAATAAAAGTTGGGTGATTGAATTTGATGCTAAACTGTGCCAAATGATATCCTAAATTTCCAGTTGCTCCAATTATCAGTACTTTGCTCTTCTTCTCCATTTCTTCCTCTTGTCGGCGTCTAGTTTCAGTTTTCCAAAACCCTCACGGGAAGGGACGCGCATTTTGAGTGTCTGTACGCCGTCGTTTTATTTGTACGAACTAGAACAACGGGCACAATGGACTTTTTGAAAGTACCCGAAACTGCTTTCCTCGCGCAAAcctttaaatttgaaatttgaaaaccCAAGAAAACGTAACAGAAACCAGAGCCATTATCATTGAtgaccttctctctctctctctctcaagattTTATCTTTATAAGTTGCAGAGAGTCTCTTTCTCTCAAAGTTCATCattctttcaaaattttttatttttgaatgcTAATTCAGTCTCAAAGAGCGCTGTTTTGGAGAAAAGATTAAACTTTTAGACTGTTCTATCTTTGCTAGATCATCAATTTCTTCAAGGTTTCTTTCGTTGCTTCATTCCAGCTTtcgtctttttcttttctttttccttatttcttaaattttctagtTAGCCTGAGAATTTTGGAGTTCGAGACAGAAAATATTGTGCAGTTATACTATGTTTTAGAATCTGCCATTACTGAAATTTGTTTATAATTCAAGAACTCTGATTTGCCATAGGCCACTAAATTTAGAAAGCAAAGAATGATGTGTGCGCATTTTAGATTTTAGTTTCTAATGGTTGCAGAGAAAATCGAGTGGCAAAAAGGAagataaatctttttttttttaatttaagagaacaATATTTCGAAAGTTTAGATGTTTCTACATTGTTTTATCAGTTGATTCTGTTTTTCTATAATAAAACCAATTCTTAATTGTTCATTTTCAGACTTCTGGTTGGAGAGACAGGAATCACCAGGCATCAACTACCACAATCAAATTGATCTTTCCTTCAGGACCGATTCTGTGGTACATCTTTAAACTTTCTTTATATGTTAATGGTTTCTTGTTTCTCTTTTATTTTGATTAGTGTTATCAACAATTTTCCATTTCCTAAGAATTTGAAGCGATCTTTGCAGGTGGGTATTTATAGATCATTGCAAAGATGAATGATTTAATGACTAGATCATTCCTCAATTACGTAGAGCTCAAGAAACAAGCCATGAAAGATCTGGAATCCGAGCCAGACCTTGAGATGGGCCAATTAGATCCTGATGATGAACAGAACCTCTCAAATTTCTTTGAAGAAGTAAATGCGATTAAGATTGACATGGAAGAGATGGCCAATCTCCTCCTTGACCTTCAAGACCTAAATGAAGAGTCAAAATCCACTCACAGTATGAAATTGCTGAAAGGAATTAGAGACAGAATAAACTCAGATATGTTCACCATTCTTCGAAAAGCCAAGGTTATCAAGTCAAGATTGGAATCACTTGACAGGTCTAATGTGGATAATCGTAGTTTGTCAACGGCTTACAAAGAAGGTAGCCCCATTGATCGAACTCGTGTTTCAGTGACGAATGGCTTGAGAGTTAAATTAAGAAACATGATGCATGATTTTCAATCATTGAGAGACCAGATTTGTAAAGATCACAAGGAGGGGCTCAAAAGGAGGTACTATAATGTGACTGGTGAGCAACCGAGTGAGGAAATGATAGAGAAAATGGTTTTGGGAGGTGGGCAAGAGAAGGTTTTTGAAGGTAAAACAGATTTGGTGATGGAGAATCAAGAGAGGCATGAAGCTTTGAAGGAGATACAGAGAAGCTTGACTGAGTTGCATCAACTGTTTCTTGATATGGCTGTTTTGGTAGAGAAACAAGGTGATGATATTAACAATATTGAAGAGAATGTAGCTTGTGCTGGGACTTACATCACTGGTGGGACTAATGGGCTATACTACGCTaagcaaatgaagaagaagagaagcaaTTGGGGTTGTTGGATTGGGTTAATTTTACTGGTACTATTGGTAATTCTTGTTTCCACCCTTGCTTCTTGAAGTATTTGTAGGACATTTTGATAGATGGTTTTTATTGTTAAGCTTGCATGAATGAGATTCGTTTTTTTGATTATATACACAAAAATAGAGAATTTCTCATGAAAGATGGAGTGTTATTGTGGTTGATGGATTCCATTAGGATTAATGTGTTTGATGATATCTCTTCGTCTCCCACTTTTTACAGTTTCTTTGTAATTCCATATTTGGACAACTAAGAGAATAAGATTACTTTTCGTTTGAGCTTTGAAGCACATTATCACTGACAGTGTTTTTCATCACCCATTTTGAAAA
This Hevea brasiliensis isolate MT/VB/25A 57/8 unplaced genomic scaffold, ASM3005281v1 Scaf1, whole genome shotgun sequence DNA region includes the following protein-coding sequences:
- the LOC110668640 gene encoding syntaxin-112-like; the protein is MNDLMTRSFLNYVELKKQAMKDLESEPDLEMGQLDPDDEQNLSNFFEEVNAIKIDMEEMANLLLDLQDLNEESKSTHSMKLLKGIRDRINSDMFTILRKAKVIKSRLESLDRSNVDNRSLSTAYKEGSPIDRTRVSVTNGLRVKLRNMMHDFQSLRDQICKDHKEGLKRRYYNVTGEQPSEEMIEKMVLGGGQEKVFEGKTDLVMENQERHEALKEIQRSLTELHQLFLDMAVLVEKQGDDINNIEENVACAGTYITGGTNGLYYAKQMKKKRSNWGCWIGLILLVLLVILVSTLAS